In Zea mays cultivar B73 chromosome 7, Zm-B73-REFERENCE-NAM-5.0, whole genome shotgun sequence, the following proteins share a genomic window:
- the LOC100277821 gene encoding RCC1 domain-containing protein RUG3, mitochondrial (The RefSeq protein has 4 substitutions compared to this genomic sequence), translating to MFRRLLPHRRYISTSPASNSNPTLYSDGTIPFSILSWGRGASGQLGGGKEERRLYPSPVAHLLLPESDPRLAPTPGRLPSAEETSGVEVGISCGLFHSSLLVEGGAWVWGKGDGGRLGLGDESSAFVPRSNPNLRDLRLLALGGIHSAALTTSGDVFTWGYGGFGALGHHVYHRELLPRQVNGPWEGKITHISTSGAHTAAITDSGELYTWGRDEGDGRLGLGSGGGPGEAGSLSVPSKVNALPVPVAAVACGGFFTMALTSDGQLWSWGANSNFELGRGSNFSDWRPQLVPSLKSTRVIQVACGGYHSLALTDEGEVLSWGHGGHGQLGHPTLQNHRVPLAIKALSDERIVHIACGGSTSAAISEKGDLYMWGNARDCQLGIPGLPEVQPLPVKVIFLRDDDEGLGPSRVISVAIGASHAMCLVSTQQTEK from the exons ATGTTCCGCCGCCTCCTCCCCCACCGTCGCTACATCTCCACCTCGCCCGCCTCCAACTCCACCCCGACCCTCTACTCTGACGGAACCATCCCATTCTCTATCCTCTCGTGGGGCCGTGGCGCTTCCGGACAGCTCGGCGGTGGCAAGGAGGAGCGCCGCCTCTACCCATCCCCCGTCGCCCACCTACTTCTCCCCGAATCAGACCCACGCCTTGCTCCCACCCCCGGACGCCTTCCCTCTGCAGAGGATACGTCTGGAGTGGAGGTTGGGATCTCTTGTGGGCTCTTCCACTCCTCGCTCCTCGTCGAAGGAGGCGCCTGGGTGTGGGGCAAGGGCGACGGAGGCCGCCTCGGCCTCGGTGACGAGTCTTCCGCCTTCGTGCCCCACTCTAACCCCAATCTCCGCGATCTCCGCCTCCTTGCGCTTGGCGGCATCCACTCCGCCGCGCTGACCACTTCCGGTGACGTCTTCACCTG GGGTTATGGTGGATTTGGAGCTCTGGGTCACCATGTATACCATAGGGAGCTTTTGCCAAGGCAAGTGAATGGCCCTTGGGAAGGGAAGATAACACACATTTCTACTAGTGGAGCGCATACTGCAGCAATCACTGACTCAG GTGAACTTTACACTTGGGGTCGTGATGAAGGTGATGGTAGGCTGGGGCTTGGGAGTGGAGGTGGTCCAGGTGAAGCTGGCTCCCTCAGCGTTCCTTCCAAGGTGAATGCACTGCCTGTTCCAGTTGCTGCTGTAGCTTGTGGTGGCTTCTTCACAATGGCTCTTACTTCAGATGGACAGTTATGGAGTTGGGGAG CAAATTCAAACTTCGAACTGGGTAGAGGAAGCAATTTCAGTGATTGGAGGCCACAGCTTGTCCCTAGTCTGAAAAGCACCCGTGTAATCCAAGTAGCATGTGGTGGATATCATTCTTTAGCTTTGACTG ATGAAGGCAAAGTTCTCTCTTGGGGGCATGGTGGGCATGGTCAACTTGGGCATCCCACCCTTCAAAATCATAGAGTCCCACTTGCCATCAAAGCTTTATCAGATGAGCGAATTGTCCATATAGCCTGTGGAGGATCAACCTCTGCTGCTATATCAG AGAAAGGTGACTTGTACATGTGGGGAAATGCAAGAGACTGCCAGCTAGGCATCCCTGGTCTGCCAGAAGTTCAGCCACTCCCAGTCAAGGTGATTTTCCTCAGAGACGATGATGAAGGGTTGGGCCCTTCTCGTGTCATCTCCGTTGCAATAGGAGCCTCCCATGCCATGTGCTTGGTCTCCACGCAACAAACCGAGAAGTAG